CCTTGGAGGATTACTTGGACAATCCAGTACCGCAAAATATTCTCGTCGTGACGGTAACGGCGGATAAACTCGATGACCGCAAGAAGTTAGTCAAGAAGTTGAAGCAGTATCCTGTGATTGACTGCACCACGCCGAAAGAAGCACCTGGACGGAAGATGGTTCATTCGCTTGCGAACCGGTATAAAATCCAGATTGAGGACGATGCCATCGCAGAACTTTGGCGTCGGTGCACATCGGTGTCGCGCTGTGCTACGGAGATTCGGAAGATCTGGACGTACACTGCTGGCCGACCAATTCACATCGATGACGTGGTAGAACTGGTGGTGCCACCTGCAGAAGACAATATCTTCGAGTGGATTGACGGCGTCGTGACAGGCAACTCCGATAGGTCTTATCGTGCGCTCTCCGATCTCGTTCGCGCCGGTCACGACACCTTTTCTCTCTTCGGTATGATGGTGCGGCAACTGCGATTGATGTGGTACGCAAAAACGCTTGCCAGTCGCGGCTATACACAGCAGCAAATTGCAAGTGAAGCAGGGGCGCATCCCTACGCGGTTCAAGTGGCGCAGCGGCAGGCTCAGGGTGTTGAACCGCGCGCCATCGAAAGTCTGCTGACGGTGGTCGCGGATGCCGAATACCAGGTGAAGTCAGGGCGGCGTGACTCCGAACTGACACTCGACTGGGTGGTCGCGGCGTGCCTTGACACAGTGAAGCGGGCAAAGGGGCACAGTGCCACCAGGGTGGGGAATCCTCGCAGCGGTCAAATGGCCGGTCGGTAGATGTCCGCGCTACCCCGTGCGGCCAGAGCAGGTGGCCGGTTGCGGGTTGCCAGTGGCGGGCTCGGGTGGCCAGTGAAGGGTACCCAGAGTGGGCGCAGGGGGCTCCTGGTGAGGGCTTAAGAGAGGGTACCACGCCCAGTGTAGCGTACAAAAGTATCGCTAGCTGCCGAAACAGGGGGGTACCCCCTTCTAGCTAAGATACAGAAGTATAGCTGTGCAGTTTCGGGAGGGGGTACCTTACCGGCTGTAACGCACAAAAGTATCCCTTCGATACCCCTTAGGGTTGACGAATAGGGATATGAAGGTATCGCTATTTTCCACATATACCCCGTGGGGTACACGTTTAGGATACAATTTGACCCTTGTAATTTGGCCTATACCCCCTGGGGTTTGGAGCGGAAGATACAGAAGTATATCTATATACCCGTAAGCCCCTGCGCAGGCACCAGGTCCGGGCTTAAGAGAGGGTACCAGGCGAAGTGCAGGGTACCACGCCCAGTACCACGCCCGGTGTAGCGTACAAAAGTATCGCTAGCTGCCGAAACAGGGGGGTACACCCTTCTAGCTAAGGTACAGAAGTATAGCTGTGCAGTTTCGGGAGGGGGTACCTTACCAGCTGTAACGCACAAAAGTATCCCTTCGATACCCCTTAGGGTGACGAATAGGGATATGAAGGTATCGCTATTTTCCACACATACCCCGTGGGGTACACGTTTAGGATACAATTTGACCCTTGTAATTTGGCCCATACCCCCTGGGGTAAACGATTAGAGTATATAACGCATATAACGCAAAAACGACCCATCGGGTCGTTTTCTCCGTTCCTGATGCTTCACGTATGATTTTAACAACCATATCCGCCAATTAAGCGTTGGCAACGGCGTTAAAGCGTCGTGTCAGCCGGGACTTTTTGCGGTTTGCTGCATTGCGGTGGATGATACCCTTTGTCGCGGCCTTATCGAGGGCGCGGGTCGCAATGTGGAGAGCCAGGCTAGCCTGATTCACGTCACTCTGCGCCAAAGCCGTCTCGAATTTCTTAATGGTTGTACGAAGCGCCGACTTCAGGGACACGTTACGCAAGGAGCGGCGCGCATGAACGCGAACGCGTTTCTCTGCCGATTTGATATTTGGCACAGTCTCACCTCCTTGCATGGCCTATCGTTTACAGACAAAAATGAGTTTAACACATGGGCCCTGCTACTGCAACGAAAATGTC
The Alicyclobacillus curvatus genome window above contains:
- the rpsT gene encoding 30S ribosomal protein S20, with amino-acid sequence MPNIKSAEKRVRVHARRSLRNVSLKSALRTTIKKFETALAQSDVNQASLALHIATRALDKAATKGIIHRNAANRKKSRLTRRFNAVANA
- the holA gene encoding DNA polymerase III subunit delta, whose product is MATRRALVLDWNQALKELKTKPHAPVYTCVGPEFTLVEEWLGVLLDTLSTDAEAPVDKTRFSFDEGGLGEALLACQSLSLFTSTQLVELSDVWAATTAKGASKAKHSTEALEDYLDNPVPQNILVVTVTADKLDDRKKLVKKLKQYPVIDCTTPKEAPGRKMVHSLANRYKIQIEDDAIAELWRRCTSVSRCATEIRKIWTYTAGRPIHIDDVVELVVPPAEDNIFEWIDGVVTGNSDRSYRALSDLVRAGHDTFSLFGMMVRQLRLMWYAKTLASRGYTQQQIASEAGAHPYAVQVAQRQAQGVEPRAIESLLTVVADAEYQVKSGRRDSELTLDWVVAACLDTVKRAKGHSATRVGNPRSGQMAGR